One window from the genome of Dioscorea cayenensis subsp. rotundata cultivar TDr96_F1 chromosome 3, TDr96_F1_v2_PseudoChromosome.rev07_lg8_w22 25.fasta, whole genome shotgun sequence encodes:
- the LOC120255634 gene encoding LOW QUALITY PROTEIN: disease resistance protein RPM1-like (The sequence of the model RefSeq protein was modified relative to this genomic sequence to represent the inferred CDS: deleted 1 base in 1 codon; substituted 1 base at 1 genomic stop codon) produces MEAIVFLLVEKISVALGTEAMAAIQSLLEKEVSLLAQIPGTMNRIQREFVVMKAFLKHADTQKEKSSTLQAWLEQVQKTAFQVEDIIDEYSYLIGEQYRSGFRGSVYNYIHKAKHALAWHRVAAQLQEIEADLXQISEMRTRYDIKTDRRLNQAITREIHRADSSYAIADDELVGISEEREQLLQWLTDKKSACSIVAIWGMGGLGKTTLVTNIYKSPEIQQLYDCHAWITFLQNYSSEDLLRKILLEFLGRKQAKSLEIDTMAQRNLVETLRNFLRDKKYILILDDVWNTDAWYVIKHALIDTTRGSRIVITTRIKDVSLLASKNHVLELRSLEPKEAWDLFCRKVFWEDEDKKCPEVLEPLAEKILGKCQGLPLAIVAIGSLLSLREINKEEWRKVHDHLNWELTDNPYLNVRHTLNLSFIYLPDYLKNCFLYLSIFPEDYVIKKKRLIKLWVAEGFIEEKGAKTMEEVAEEYFNELIHRCMLQVVERKPTGMVKSCRMHDLVRELNVSTAKEKRFSAAYDDTKVARLDGESRRLSLHSTSHNMQLAPSLSSLRSFFIFDTMIPASLLTSVIKQFRLLRVLYLGCGTQDPSHSSGTSLIPSTASQQYLQEVLIEEVPDEVFNLFNLHYLSLRKTKVKELPNSIIKLRNLQTLDLAQTNIEKLPRGITELKKLRNLVIGGYYDATSLNFDIRATPAPKGMWDLKGLQTLQYVEANGRFIRQISNLTQLRTLRITKVKSIHCAELCASLTKMRFLAKLTVMAYNEDESLELEALNPPPRALENLHLRGKLARELETPLFYTLGSTISHLYLDWSGLREDPLPSLSHMSNLVVLSLNNAYEGRLLKFSTGWFPKLRDLYLVDMKSLQRLEIQDGSLQSLVRLVLGYLEGMKGCPLGILFLDKLEDLDIQEMPKEFIVDLRGSSRDFVKHIPNIIHFSERGGEWINENLSQHGSTSCVDMLGAPSANRGLQEKEADNTQVNESDVIV; encoded by the exons ATGGAGGCGATCGTATTTCTCCTCGTAGAGAAGATCAGTGTTGCACTGGGGACAGAAGCCATGGCTGCTATTCAAAGCTTATTAGAAAAGGAAGTCTCACTTCTGGCACAAATTCCTGGCACCATGAATCGAATACAGAGGGAATTTGTTGTGATGAAAGCATTCTTAAAACACGCAGATACACAAAAGGAGAAGAGCAGCACACTACAGGCTTGGCTGGAACAAGTACAGAAAACAGCATTTCAGGTTGAAGATATCATCGATGAATACTCGTATCTCATTGGTGAGCAGTACAGAAGTGGATTCAGAGGTTCAGTGTACAATTATATTCACAAAGCAAAACATGCACTAGCGTGGCACAGGGTTGCTGCTCAACTACAAGAAATAGAGGCTGACCTTTGACAAATATCTGAAATGAGGACTCGATATGACATTAAAACAGACAGACGCTTAAATCAAGCTATAACAAGAGAAATTCATCGAGCAGACTCCTCATATGCAATTGCTGATGACGAGCTCGTGGGAATCAGCGAAGAAAGGGAACAGCTGCTTCAGTGGTTGACTGATAAAAAATCAGCTTGCAGCATAGTCGCAATATGGGGAATGGGCGGTTTAGGGAAGACAACCCTTGTCACCAACATTTACAAAAGTCCAGAGATACAGCAACTCTATGATTGTCATGCATGGATCACTTTCTTGCAGAATTATAGCAGTGAAGACCTTCTAAGGAAAATTTTGCTAGAATTCCTTGGGAGGAAGCAAGCAAAGTCACTTGAGATTGACACCATGGCTCAAAGAAACTTGGTGGAAACACTGAGAAATTTTCTACGGGACAAGAAGTACATACTCATCTTAGATGATGTATGGAATACAGATGCATGGTATGTTATAAAACATGCTTTGATCGACACCACCCGAGGAAGCAGAATAGTAATAACCACCCGGATTAAGGATGTATCTTTGTTGGCATCTAAAAATCATGTTTTGGAATTGCGGAGTCttgaaccaaaagaagcatggGATCTCTTCTGCAGGAAGGTATTTTGGGAGGATGAAGATAAGAAGTGTCCGGAAGTGCTAGAGCCATTGGCGGAGAAGATTCTTGGAAAGTGTCAAGGCTTGCCGCTGGCCATTGTGGCTATAGGTAGTCTTCTGTCACTCAGAGAAATTAACAAGGAGGAATGGAGAAAAGTCCACGATCACCTCAACTGGGAGCTGACAGATAATCCATACTTGAATGTAAGGCATACTTTAAACCTCAGTTTCATTTATCTACCAGATTATCTGAAAAACTGCTTCTTATACTTGAGCATCTTCCCGGAGGATTATGTGATCAAGAAGAAGAGACTAATAAAGCTGTGGGTAGCAGAAGGTTTCATTGAAGAGAAGGGGGCAAAGACAATGGAGGAGGTAGCTGAAGAGTATTTTAATGAACTCATTCATCGATGTATGTTACAAGTTGTAGAGAGGAAGCCTACAGGAATGGTTAAAAGTTGCCGGATGCATGACCTTGTTCGTGAGTTGAATGTATCCACAGCTAAAGAAAAGAGGTTCTCTGCCGCCTATGATGACACAAAAGTAGCACGCCTTGATGGTGAATCTCGACGCTTGTCACTTCACAGTACAAGCCATAATATGCAATTGGCCCCGAGTTTGTCAAGCCTTCGATCATTCTTCATATTTGATACTATGATTCCTGCTTCATTGCTGACTTCAGTGATAAAACAATTTAGACTGTTAAGAGTCTTATATCT cggatgtgggacccaagatcctagtCACAGCAGCGGAacatctctgataccat ccactgcgtcccaacaATATCTACAAGAAGTCCTGATCGAGGAAGTACCAGATGAggtatttaatttgtttaacttGCACTATCTGAGTTTGAGGAAGACGAAGGTGAAAGAGCTTCCAAATTCCATAATAAAGCTTCGCAATCTACAAACTTTGGACCTTGCTCAAACCAATATAGAGAAGCTCCCCCGTGGAATTACTGAACTAAAGAAATTGCGGAATTTGGTTATAGGGGGG TATTATGATGCGACTTCCCTGAACTTTGACATCCGTGCTACACCAGCTCCCAAAGGAATGTGGGATTTAAAAGGCTTACAAACTCTTCAGTATGTGGAAGCCAACGGGAGGTTCATAAGACAGATTTCGAACCTAACACAATTAAGAACCTTGAGAATAACCAAAGTTAAAAGCATCCATTGTGCAGAACTATGTGCCTCCTTAACAAAGATGCGGTTCCTCGCCAAGTTGACTGTTATGGCatataatgaagatgaatcgctTGAGTTAGAAGCTCTAAATCCTCCACCACGGGCACTTGAAAATTTGCATTTAAGAGGGAAACTAGCAAGAGAATTAGAGACCCCCCTGTTTTATACTCTTGGTAGCACTATCAGTCACCTATATTTGGATTGGTCTGGCTTGAGAGAAGATCCACTTCCATCACTCTCTCATATGTCAAACCTGGTTGTTCTCAGCCTTAATAATGCATACGAAGGTAGACTATTGAAGTTTTCTACCGGATGGTTTCCAAAGCTCAGAGATCTTTATTTAGTTGACATGAAAAGCCTCCAGAGGCTAGAGATACAAGATGGGTCATTGCAAAGCCTGGTACGCTTGGTACTAGGTTATCTGGAAGGAATGAAAGGTTGTCCTCTAGGCATACTATTCCTTGACAAGCTTGAGGATTTAGACATTCAAGAGATGCCCAAGGAGTTCATTGTGGATCTTCGAGGAAGTAGCAGAGATTTCGTTAAGCATATCCCAAACATCATTCATTTTTCTGAAAGAGGAGGTGAGTGGATCAATGAGAATCTTTCCCAACATGGAAGCACCTCTTGTGTAGATATGCTAGGTGCTCCCAGTGCCAATAGAGGTCTACAGGAGAAAGAAGCTGACAACACTCAAGTGAATGAAAGCGATGTGATTGTTTGA
- the LOC120255903 gene encoding pentatricopeptide repeat-containing protein At3g63370, chloroplastic, with translation MALSLHSISTSPSKHLPMVSIPSLSLKQSFLSFHHSPFLHSQQSYSSILELCASHKALLQGQQIHAHMLTSNALANDDGFLSTKLLFMYGKCGHLASAKLVFDEMPQRTVFAWNAMIGAYVSAGLPWEAVKLFRDMSVCGAVPDACTFASVLKACGEVGNICFGVEVHCLAVKHGLVSTTFVANALIAMYAKCGLFDFAMKLFDLMDGDRDVVSWNSIIAACLKDEQFIEALFLFREMLEAGIGMNSYNVVSALQACAELSLLKLGMQIHASVWKRGKTIQVHEANALIVMYARCGRMDDATRVFAETSEKDYISWNSILSGCVQNGLNMEAISFFRELLEVGIKPDQVSVISVASALGRLGNTLNGMEVHAYSIKQGFESNLQVGNTLVDMYAKFSLVTYTKGVFHKMPDKDYISWTTAIAALAQNHQYLEALELFREVQKEGMDVDPMMIGSILIACGGLKSLCILKQIHGNTIRHGLLDLLLENKIIDMYGQCGNVGYAFCVFNGIETKDVVSWTSMISCYIHNYFFDEALSLFRDMMETNVEPDAVTLVCALTATASLSSLMKGKEIHGFLIRRNLLMEHSVNSSLVHMYAHCGKIGSSFKIFNMAQCEDLVLWTTMINACGLHGRGKEAVDLFSRMRDIGLVPDHITFLALLYACSHSGLVDEGKFFIEIMKSDYGLMPWQEHYACIADLLGRSGRMDEAYEFINSMPVEPTGVVWCALLGACQVHSNHELGEVAARKLLELEPDNPGNYVLISNVFAAMGKWEDVEMVRNRMKQRGLKKDPACTWIELGNEVHAFVARDRSHKESVAIYSKLSEIRQQLEREYGYVADTRFVLHDVKEEEKVKMLYQHGERLAIAFGLIHTSESTPIRITKNLRVCGDCHEFIKLVSKLYEREIIMRDANRFHHFQNGSCSCGEFW, from the coding sequence ATGGCACTTTCTCTCCACTCCATCTCCACTTCTCCATCCAAACACCTTCCCATGGTCTCCATCCCTTCTCTCAGCCTCAAGCAATCCTTCCTCTCATTCCATCACTCACCATTCCTCCATTCTCAGCAATCCTATTCATCCATCCTTGAGCTCTGTGCTTCTCATAAGGCTTTGCTACAAGGGCAGCAAATCCATGCCCATATGCTCACTTCCAATGCACTTGCTAATGATGATGGCTTTCTTAGCACCAAACTCTTGTTCATGTATGGGAAATGTGGCCATCTTGCTTCTGCCAAGcttgtgtttgatgaaatgcctcaaagAACTGTTTTTGCTTGGAATGCTATGATTGGTGCTTATGTCTCAGCTGGACTGCCTTGGGAGGCTGTTAAGCTTTTCAGAGATATGAGTGTTTGTGGAGCTGTTCCAGATGCTTGCACTTTTGCTTCAGTGCTTAAAGCTTGTGGTGAGGTTGGGAATATCTGTTTTGGTGTAGAGGTTCATTGCTTGGCAGTTAAACATGGACTTGTATCAACCACTTTTGTTGCGAATGCACTCATAGCAATGTATGCGAAATGCGGCTTGTTTGATTTTGCCATGAAGTTGTTTGATCTGATGGATGGGGACCGAGATGTTGTGTCGTGGAATTCTATCATTGCAGCTTGTTTGAAGGATGAGCAGTTCATTGAAGCTCTTTTCTTGTTTAGAGAAATGCTTGAGGCTGGTATCGGAATGAACTCATACAATGTAGTCAGTGCTCTTCAAGCTTGTGCGGAATTATCGCTCTTGAAATTGGGTATGCAGATTCATGCTTCAGTTTGGAAACGTGGGAAGACCATTCAAGTACACGAGGCTAACGCATTGATTGTTATGTATGCAAGATGTGGTAGAATGGATGATGCTACTCGTGTGTTTGCTGAAACCAGTGAGAAAGACTATATATCATGGAATTCAATTCTCTCTGGTTGTGTTCAGAATGGGTTGAATATGGAGGCCATTAGCTTCTTTCGTGAACTACTTGAAGTCGGCATCAAACCAGACCAGGTCTCTGTCATTAGTGTAGCTTCTGCATTGGGTCGGTTGGGGAACACATTGAATGGCATGGAGGTGCATGCATATTCTATAAAACAAGGATTTGAATCCAATTTGCAGGTAGGCAACACACTTGTAGACATGTATGCAAAGTTTTCTTTAGTGACTTATACCAAAGGAGTCTTTCATAAGATGCCTGATAAGGATTACATTTCTTGGACAACAGCCATAGCAGCATTGGCTCAGAACCATCAATATTTAGAAGCATTGGAATTGTTCAGAGAAGTTCAGAAAGAGGGAATGGATGTGGACCCGATGATGATTGGGAGCATTTTAATTGCTTGTGGGGGTTTAAAATCTCTCTGCATTTTGAAGCAAATCCATGGTAATACCATTAGACATGGACTGCTTGATCTCCtacttgaaaataaaattattgatatgTATGGGCAATGTGGGAATGTTGGTTATGCATTCTGTGTTTTCAACGGAATAGAGACTAAGGATGTTGTCTCGTGGACAAGCATGATATCTTGCTATATTCACAACTATTTCTTTGATGAGGCTCTTAGTCTGTTTAGAGATATGATGGAAACTAATGTTGAGCCTGATGCTGTCACACTTGTTTGTGCTCTCACTGCCACTGCGAGTTTATCGTCCTTGATGAAAGGGAAAGAAATTCATGGTTTTCTTATTAGAAGAAACCTTCTTATGGAACACTCAGTGAACAGCTCATTAGTTCACATGTATGCACATTGCGGAAAAATAGGCAGCTccttcaaaatattcaatatggCCCAATGCGAAGACTTGGTTTTGTGGACAActatgataaatgcttgtggGTTACATGGCCGAGGCAAGGAAGCAGTAGACTTGTTCAGTAGAATGCGGGATATTGGGTTAGTACCTGATCATATTACATTCTTAGCTTTACTATATGCATGTAGCCACTCAGGACTTGTTGATGAGGgaaaatttttcattgaaattaTGAAGAGTGATTATGGTTTAATGCCATGGCAAGAGCACTATGCTTGTATTGCTGATCTTCTCGGACGTTCTGGTAGGATGGATGAAGCATATGAGTTCATAAACTCTATGCCTGTGGAACCAACAGGTGTTGTCTGGTGTGCACTTCTTGGTGCTTGTCAGGTACATTCAAATCATGAACTTGGTGAAGTTGCTGCAAGGAAGCTTCTTGAGTTGGAACCTGACAATCCAGGGAATTATGTACTAATATCAAATGTTTTTGCTGCCATGGGAAAATGGGAAGATGTGGAAATGGTGAGGAACAGGATGAAGCAGAGGGGACTGAAGAAGGATCCTGCATGTACTTGGATTGAGTTGGGAAATGAAGTGCATGCATTTGTTGCCAGAGATAGGTCTCATAAGGAATCAGTGGCAATTTACTCAAAGTTGTCTGAGATACGGCAGCAACTGGAAAGGGAGTATGGGTATGTAGCAGATACTAGGTTTGTTTTGCATGATGtgaaagaggaggagaaggtaAAGATGCTATATCAACACGGTGAAAGGCTTGCCATAGCATTTGGTTTGATTCACACTTCAGAGAGCACACCCATTCGGATTACCAAGAATCTTCGTGTATGTGGAGATTGTCATGAATTTATAAAGCTAGTATCGAAACTATATGAAAGAGAGATAATTATGAGGGATGCCAATCGATTTCATCATTTCCAAAATGGCTCTTGTTCTTGTGGAGAGTTTTGGTGA
- the LOC120253340 gene encoding heavy metal-associated isoprenylated plant protein 47-like, which produces MKQKIVIKVQMNCEKCKIKAMKIVAATEGVESVSVEGKDNDQLVVIGDRVDSTTLTSKLRKKVGHAELVSVNEVKKPAEKPVEKAKPEKVEVVPEKKPKVDNSEKFYTGCPPAQVFVYERVHHCECESNADPCSIL; this is translated from the exons ATGAag CAAAAGATAGTGATCAAGGTGCAAATGAATTGTGAGAAATGCAAAATCAAAGCAATGAAAATAGTTGCAGCCACTGAAG GTGTCGAGTCTGTTAGTGTGGAAGGGAAGGACAATGATCAATTGGTGGTGATTGGAGATCGTGTTGATTCGACAACATTGACGAgcaaattaaggaaaaaagtCGGACATGCAGAGTTAGTCAGTGTCAATGAAGTGAAGAAGCCCGCGGAGAAGCCGGTAGAGAAGGCAAAGCCTGAAAAAGTGGAAGTAGTACCTGAGAAGAAACCGAAGGTTGACAATTCGGAGAAGTTTTACACTGGTTGCCCGCCTGCACAGGTCTTCGTCTATGAAAGAGTCCACCACTGTGAATGTGAATCGAATGCCGATCCTTGCTCAATCCTGTAA
- the LOC120255929 gene encoding uncharacterized protein LOC120255929 produces MGNQQSKTKVRGNTKLFPYVRVSSSPPPSQSQPLLASDEHLKTSNSNLTCRMCSEDSKKEIETMRKSFTDLAKKVDELEKKQCKDNTADIKRIDKIIAEQDKQIKRLKEKLVEQHEQRNTALVEINATSENTINQSIPDLMSFEPVTWDLLPSSVDSLQETKDYLDDFAGGMVIIIFLLSILIGLNL; encoded by the exons ATGGGAAATCAGCAATCCAAAACAAAAGTGAGGGGAAACACTAAATTGTTTCCATATGTTCGTGTAAGCTCCTCACCTCCACCTTCTCAATCACAACCTTTGCTTGCCTCTGATGAACATTTGAAGACAAGCAATTCAAACTTAACTTGTCGAATG TGCTCTGAAGATTCTAAAAAGGAGATTGAAACTATGCGTAAATCGTTCACTGATCTGGCTAAAAAAGTAGATGAACTTGAAAAAAAG CAATGCAAAGACAACACGGCTGACATTAAAAGGATCGATAAGATAATTGCCGaacaagataaacaaataaagaggTTGAAGGAGAAG CTTGTGGAACAACATGAACAAAGAAATACAGCATTAGTTGAGATAAATGCAACATCGGAAAACACAATAAACCAATCCATACCAGATCTCATGTCCTTTGAGCCGGTAACTTGGGATTTGTTACCATCATCA GTTGACAGTTTACAGGAGACGAAAGACTACTTAGACGATTTTGCAGGGGGAATGGTTATCATCATCTTTTTACTTTCCATACTTATTGGACTGAACTTATAG